From Anaerolineae bacterium, the proteins below share one genomic window:
- the mamA gene encoding magnetosome protein MamA produces the protein MHKDEFEKDELEKDELEKDEPEKDDEFQEDEQPEGIKRKQKRKTGEKARPKPEDSGPSILFYVHSFLLFCGRFLNMALDAYNKLFDLTPIDKSKIYRNISTYYIKKGLYEKALEHLKEWAKLEPSNAEAHYQLGVALSEAGNNKSAAGAFNKVLKLDPKHKGAIYRRGTLYMKAKNYKEAIKEFESLVKIAPNSARAYYLLGIAHDGLDEIEKAIEAMQKAVELQPKEVKYHQHLGFLNVRKDDHKAAAVYFTKVMELDREQDDEY, from the coding sequence ATGCATAAAGATGAATTTGAAAAAGATGAGCTTGAAAAAGATGAACTTGAAAAAGATGAACCTGAAAAAGATGATGAATTTCAGGAAGATGAGCAGCCAGAGGGGATAAAAAGAAAACAGAAGCGGAAAACCGGGGAAAAAGCCAGGCCAAAACCGGAAGATTCCGGGCCTTCAATCCTGTTTTATGTACATTCGTTTTTACTCTTTTGCGGTCGTTTTTTGAACATGGCCCTTGATGCCTACAATAAACTTTTTGATCTTACACCCATAGACAAGTCTAAAATTTACCGAAATATAAGCACTTACTATATCAAGAAGGGCTTGTATGAAAAGGCGCTGGAGCACCTGAAAGAATGGGCAAAGCTTGAGCCTTCCAACGCAGAGGCGCATTATCAGCTTGGCGTGGCCCTGTCGGAAGCCGGTAATAACAAGAGCGCCGCAGGCGCATTCAACAAGGTTTTGAAGCTGGATCCAAAGCATAAGGGTGCGATCTATCGCAGAGGCACTCTCTATATGAAGGCAAAGAATTACAAGGAAGCGATTAAGGAGTTTGAATCTCTTGTTAAAATAGCTCCCAACAGTGCCAGGGCATATTATCTTCTGGGGATAGCCCACGACGGGCTCGACGAGATAGAAAAAGCAATTGAGGCCATGCAGAAGGCTGTTGAGCTTCAGCCAAAGGAGGTCAAATACCATCAGCATCTTGGGTTCCTGAATGTGCGAAAGGATGACCACAAAGCAGCGGCCGTATATTTTACTAAGGTTATGGAACTTGATCGCGAGCAGGATGATGAATATTAG
- a CDS encoding LemA family protein — MKFTKDNRISRIIKNAYGRKYDLNSYEIMSRHDYYLSRLHPLVSFVQKKWVQITSLIIAVIVTIGSIYYYNLLVTTQQDALAAGGKVEALMQRRNDISINLSKAVLDYSKYESGVFTAIVSLRSMLPKSGLNDPEFENLLKKLEQADGISPEKLKGAQFDRAAGKKSADALSPFANLLAIAEQYPDLKLSTTFQSLMTALIDVEKDMADERIKFNDAVNIYTTNMAKFPTNIYAAIFGFKDLAYFKAEEEAKKLVPIKY, encoded by the coding sequence ATGAAATTTACGAAAGACAACCGCATTAGCCGTATCATTAAAAACGCATACGGGAGAAAATACGATCTGAACTCTTACGAGATCATGTCAAGGCATGACTATTATCTGTCAAGGCTTCATCCCCTTGTTTCATTTGTCCAGAAAAAGTGGGTTCAGATTACATCTCTTATCATAGCTGTCATAGTGACCATCGGTTCCATATATTATTATAATCTGCTCGTCACTACGCAACAGGACGCTCTGGCGGCAGGGGGCAAGGTCGAAGCGCTGATGCAAAGGCGCAACGATATATCAATAAATCTGTCAAAGGCGGTGCTTGATTATTCAAAGTATGAAAGCGGCGTTTTTACAGCGATTGTGAGCTTGCGCTCCATGTTGCCAAAAAGCGGGTTAAATGATCCGGAGTTTGAAAACCTCCTTAAAAAGCTGGAACAAGCAGATGGCATTTCGCCTGAAAAACTTAAAGGAGCGCAGTTTGACAGGGCAGCCGGGAAGAAATCAGCCGACGCCTTATCCCCGTTTGCCAATTTGCTGGCCATAGCCGAACAATACCCTGATCTTAAGCTCTCCACTACCTTTCAGAGCCTTATGACAGCGTTGATTGATGTGGAAAAGGACATGGCTGATGAAAGGATTAAATTCAATGACGCAGTCAATATATACACAACAAATATGGCCAAGTTTCCCACCAATATCTATGCGGCAATATTTGGCTTTAAGGATCTGGCTTACTTCAAAGCAGAGGAAGAGGCAAAGAAGCTTGTGCCTATAAAGTATTAG
- a CDS encoding cation diffusion facilitator family transporter gives MKHKACKKCAASVGTVNILGNILMILIKGYLGVVGRSKGLIADAIHSSADLLATIVMIIGLRISDQEEDEKYPYGYGMAEYLVGIVIYLFLFVIACYIIYNGVVVIMSGREIKPCLSAAWGAIFSIIVNELMFRQSICAGTQINSHSMVAKAWESRSDVYSSIAVLIGIVGSKMGFHFMDPLAAIIVGVIILKICIEMVADSISKLMDQAPDEDVLEAAHKALTGLKNVVGIKNVHAREIGRSVEFKIELNVPAKMSVSQGEAIKREAKKVMADLMERKSIVRVMLCPVDELVKT, from the coding sequence ATGAAACACAAAGCATGCAAAAAGTGCGCGGCCAGCGTTGGAACCGTCAATATACTCGGAAACATATTGATGATTCTAATAAAGGGCTACCTTGGGGTTGTTGGCAGGAGCAAGGGGCTGATCGCGGATGCCATACATTCAAGCGCTGATCTCCTGGCGACTATTGTTATGATCATAGGGCTCAGGATTTCCGATCAGGAGGAGGATGAAAAGTATCCGTACGGATATGGAATGGCCGAGTATCTTGTCGGGATTGTGATCTATCTCTTCCTGTTTGTTATAGCTTGTTACATCATCTATAACGGTGTCGTGGTCATCATGTCGGGCCGTGAGATCAAGCCGTGTCTGTCCGCTGCATGGGGCGCCATTTTTTCGATAATCGTTAATGAGCTGATGTTCCGGCAGAGTATCTGCGCGGGCACGCAGATCAACAGCCACTCAATGGTGGCAAAGGCATGGGAGAGCCGCTCGGATGTCTATTCTTCCATAGCTGTTTTGATCGGCATCGTTGGGTCTAAGATGGGATTCCATTTTATGGATCCGCTGGCAGCCATAATCGTTGGAGTGATTATTTTGAAGATATGCATTGAAATGGTTGCGGACTCGATATCAAAGCTTATGGACCAAGCGCCTGATGAGGATGTCCTGGAGGCCGCTCACAAGGCGCTGACAGGATTGAAAAATGTTGTTGGAATTAAAAATGTCCATGCAAGAGAAATCGGCAGGTCTGTCGAATTTAAGATAGAGCTCAATGTTCCCGCGAAAATGAGCGTGTCTCAAGGCGAAGCAATAAAGAGAGAGGCAAAGAAGGTTATGGCGGATTTGATGGAGAGAAAATCAATTGTAAGAGTAATGTTGTGTCCGGTTGATGAACTTGTAAAAACTTAG